In Amyelois transitella isolate CPQ chromosome W, ilAmyTran1.1, whole genome shotgun sequence, the genomic stretch aaatctaaagcTCGAACAACATCTTGCTGAGAGTCTTAATAATTGTGATGACTTAACCGGGCAGCTTAACCGACTTAATTTAGTGGTAGATTCTTTCCGCCAATGCAGTGATACGTATGAGCAGACACTCAGACGTGTTACTGAATTAGAAAGGGAGCTGAGTGAGGCATATGAGCTGATAAATAGACACGAGCAAGATGCCCAGTCGCATCAGTCAAAGGAGGTGTCCAGCCTCTTTGATGAGCTCATTGAAAGTAGACTTATGTCACCCTCAGTTGATTCCTCAATTATTGATCTCACTAGTGACACTTcttatgataatatgtataaaaacaaaccAAAACTTGATATGagccataataaattaaaaaaatacctaaaattctctaaaaaaattaggaaatgtaaatatcaatgaaaaaataataacataaggAAATCATGCTTAATAAAAAGCAGTTCATTGAACTGTAGGTTACAAAGGGAAATCAGCTCTTGCAATCAAAAAATGGGAGAAAATCAAGAGGCATATGAGGTTGATAGGATCAGATTGGAGACTCATGTCATAAAATTACAGGATGACTATTCTAaactgtttaataaatatgataaacaaAGACAGCAAAATACTGAGCATCTGTTGGCTGTAGAAAAGTTGATTCATGACAGTACATTTAACCAGGAGACTCTTGAATTCTTATCAAAAGAATGTACCTGCGGGCAATTCAACAAGCCCGATATCAATGATTCTACCTTGCTTTCACCCACTCCCAGTGCCGGTAATTTGCTTGATACTTATTCCAACTCTGAACCCTGTAAacctcattataattataatacagtgctattttctGACGGTATTGGTAGCAATatgggtaaatatttttgtgataccctaaatcagtcttttataaattactgcATGCCAAATGCATCTTTTACCCAAATTATTGAGagaattaataatgtaaatttaaataataaatccaccatagtaatattaattggtgatagttttaaaattggcaggaaagatataattaactgttttgaatcattgaataaattaaaagttaaccaaataattttatgtgcttTTCCATATATGAGTTGCCAGTCtccaaaacttaataaaaacattcacctactcaataattttatgcattCGTTGACATGTCGTCACAGTGacaaatttgtgttttttgacACAAACAATTTCATAGGTGATTGTTTTAAGACCAATGATAGAATATTTCTATCCAGATACCATAAGAACAAAATTGCTACATTGGTAGCtagtaatattaatgtttggacgagtttacattgtaagcgaaatattaattataagttgaCTACAGAATTGCCAACTCTGTGTGATGGTAACTCTGTTGACTtgacagttaatttaaacTGCACACTCAGACAACGGAAAACCCTCGAGGGTTAAGAATTATccatcaaaatatacaaggtCTTCCCGGCAAAGAATTAGAAGTACAACTAGTTTTAGAAGAATTAAATGTggacattttatgtttgactGAGCATTGGCTCATGGAGGGGGAGATGATGTTCAgcctaaacaattataatattgtgagcTGCTTAAACAGAAAGTCTGCAATTAGAGGTGGGTCTatgatatttatcaaatgcGGTCTTCGCTGTAAAGAGCGAACAGACATAACCAGACTTTCGGTTGAGCGGTGTGCCGAAGTGACCTGTGCCGAGCTAGATCATCATATAATTGTTTGTGTGTACAGTCCCCCAAACagtgaatttaaacaatttttaaaaataatggatcaAGTGTTACATGTTACctcaaaatgtaacaaaaaattaattatttgtggtgattttaacattgacattttagttaaatcaactgttagtatacaatttattaatttgtttaaatcttataatttagAGTATGTTTTTTCGAACCAACCCGAATAACATCTACATCTGCCAAGTGtctggataattttttttgcaataatcttTTTATACGGAAATCAATTATTCACAAATTGCCCTCGGATCACACCGGTCAATATGTTACCTTTGAGAAAGAGtccttaaacaatttaaataatgataaaattatgtgtagacctctttcttccaaaaacataagaaaatttaaaataaacattgcaaatcaattaaatactttaacatattctggaaataatcctaatgaacattataacaatttatttaatatgatttctGCTGAATACTCAAAAAGGTTCAAGCAGAAACAAGTCAATATTCGTAATAGATTACAGTTCAGTGAATGGGCTACATTAGGTATTCACAAGAGTAGGAATAAGTTATATGACTTATATGCccagaaacaatacaattttgaccccagttttgtagaatatgtcaaaaattattcaaaattatttaaaaaagtttgcagTTTGCAGGCAAGCCAAGTCTTTTcacataagtagtaaaataaacaacgcaccaaataaaattaaagaaacatggaacattattaataaagaatctggcaaaatcaaagatagagacagtattaaacaaatatcatccggtaacaaaagtatttctaaaactcaggacatagtaaatgcttttgataatttctttgcaaaaatcCCTGTGGAGCTAACTTCTGACGTTGACTCTTGTCCATTGCGCGCTGAAaccctacttaataataacacaactcccatcaaatctgtctttaaatttaaatatgttaactctgataatatattaaaggcgttcaaacaacttaatttgaaaaagtctgaagaccattggggtatgtctgttagtatcataagtcaaatcatagatattattgcatctgatctagcttttatatttaatgaatgtattgatgagggtatttttccaaatttaatgaaatgtagcaaattaatacctcttttcaaaaaaggggagaaaacagtccttggcaattatagacctatttctatattgccagttttgagcaaggtgtttgagaagatgatgcttaatcaaatgcaacaatattttaaaatcaataacattttccattcccaacaatatgggttcactgccgggaagtccaccactgatgcgggagtagcacttgttactcaaatctatgacgcgtgggagagttcacaggattcagttggagtcttttgcgatctctctaaagcatttgattgcgtagatcatcagacacttttgcgtaaacttcgtcaatatgggtttgaccacaaatcaactaaactaatggcatcctatttgactgataggcttcaaactgtagatattaatggagtaaagtcaagcggatcaagcgtctcaatgggtgttcctcagggctcaattttaggaccattcctcttcttggtatatgtcaatgacctgccttttatggtggaaaaacaggcgggtatagtgctgtttgccgatgacacttctttaatatttaaattagatcgccatagcgaaaatgtaagttcggttaataatatactgtcggccatatctatctggttctcaaccaacaatcttcttttaaatgctaataagacccaatgcattaaatttacccttccaaacgtaaggcaggccaatactgacataatactggaaggccagaaattagaatttgttgaaaatacaaagtttttaggaatcataattgatgcaaagctacagtggggtgctcatatttctaaactatccaatagacttagctctgccgcttatgctgttaggaggatccgacaattgacagatgtagctacagctaggcttgtttatttcagctattttcatagcttgttatcttatggtttacttttatggggtagcgcggctgatatacaaactatttttataattcagaaaagggccgttcgcgcaatttacggcttaggaccaagagactcgttaagacaactctttaagaaaataaacatacctacagtagcgtcccagtacatttttgatctgataatgtatgttaggaaaaatacctctttttttcaaaaagttagtgccacaactgatagaaatttacgtaataaacataaattagtcatgccgtttcataggcttagcaaagtcagtaaatcatttatggggcactgtatacgattttataataggttgccggagtctgttcttgatatgcccaaccgaaaattcaaagagtatgtaaagaaagtactttgtgagaaggcttattataggactgatgattaccttaatgataaaaacatctggctcgagcttggcacaggaacctcgtaattaattgtagtttgatttgaacttaaatcaaaatttcagtacactctgtacataaatctttttaaaataggcaatccataaaattcaatattatatatattttcaatattaaatctcataaatatataaatctcccgtgaacaatgtattctcccgtccacattctattctaagtataatttaatattgtgaagttgacgttgttgaagaaaatgctgcagtgcagtttgttaccgcttcttctgcactgacgccttggaagcggcagtaaacttagtttttaagtaatatatttgacgtcaaccaagttgttaaaccatacgacaattattaagcgatataataatatcctataataatgaataaaaaattttgaatttttgaattttgaattttgagtcctatcctgtcccatcccatcctatttagtgccatcctgctttccgcaactgatacgtattttttactaaccaatatttaagacttctcgcacttcgacacccatcaaaaaacgaagtttcatacaaacttccaACCCACATTTTTCGCCCTTGAgatgcagttttcaaaatccaatgttttaatgattatttcatactaaccaaaatttaattctaaaatttcatgtgcCCAACGTTAAAATTGTCGAAATTCCGCGATAggaatgaaattttttaaatcttattactgtattcgaatttttttataaacaaatcttACATTTCATGTGTCcaacattaaaaatgacaaagtttcatacaaacttactACCCCTATAGGaatgcaattttcaaaatccaataaatgaatcaataatttaatctaaccgtgaatttaaatcaaattaataattcaaaaaaaaatctactagACCAAATATTATAGAACTTAACCTACTTCTAAACCTATAATACTACAGAATTGCAGATCTAAACCCTAAACATGAATAGGTACCTCTAATCCTATAAATAAGTACTATATAAATACAGactcaaacaaataaaaataaacaaattcaaattaatatttaattaaaccatCCAAAACAACAACTCAAAATCAACCAATGaacatatttcaattttcaatacaaatgAACAAAACACAACGAAACGTCTTCATGCATGAATACGAAACGACTAACAACTTATCAACTAAGGTTGAAATTGCTTTCAAAATCATAGAAGTCTTATTGATTGTCGAACGACAAACGATAGCGACTTTTAAATTACATGGTGGCGCCATCTATTGCTacattatcaaacaaattgttcattgaaggaataaattttctaatcttttgcatatcaaaaattaacacttattAGGATTCCGTCGTACCTTAAGGGTAAAAATGGGACCCTATTACTCGACTTCGGTGTCCGTCTGTCCGCTCACCCATCCTCCTGTCACCAGGCGTGTCTCATGATCCGTATTAGCTAGACAGGTGACATTttcacagattataaatttctgttgacgttaaaataaaaatactaaaactgtatacataccaaatttcatcaaaatcggtctagaTAGGCCgtaaaagcggaacgatgattcacCCCCCCTTAAACTGTTTTGGgggttattttttgaaaaaaaaagtagcctatgtttaaACGCGTATCTTAATCAatatgcatttcaaattttattaaaatcagttcagcggttcaggcgtgaaagccgaacgatgattttcatacaaactttcacccccccccccccccccccatttgactattttggaggtcgattttcgaaaaaaaaaggagcctatgtttgaacgcgattcttaaactatatacatatcaaatttcatcaaaatcggttcagcgggtcaggcgtgaaagcggaacgatgattttcatacaaactttcacccccccatttgagtattttgggggtcgatttttgaaaaaaaaaaaacgtagcctatgtttgaacgcgggttttaaactatatacataccaaatttcatcaaaatcggttcagtggttcggccgtgaaagaggaacagacagacagacagactttcgcatttataatattagtacggatagCAAAAGCTCTACCttgtaaagtaaatatttcgtCTTTAGGAACGAaaacacttatttatttccgAGACTTCCTtgttagaaatattattagtcTCTTCGTTTGTTATATAATAGTTTTTGAATCACTTTATTCATTAAGTTCTTACCACATTATATCACTAGCGCATTACCGAGGCGCCGCTACCCGATACGCGTTGCCAAATATGGCAGGGTCGCCATGTAGGGAGGCAAGATACGTGAACAAATAAAACTACTGCATTCGATTGAAGACGAATGTTTAATGCCAATTAAACAAGGATTACATCGATAATATAAGATAGTATAACACATAAgtagtacttacatattagGTACACACTTCATTCCAAATTGTTTTCAAACCCCAAAACCCCTTAGAAACCCCTAAATTAAGACtcataaattacaaaacaaagacAAAAGTTCACTAACTAATAAATCTCTAGCTTCAGTATTGGGAATTGTTCAACATCCCATTTACCATCCCCCCCAAATAGTCAGAAGTAAACTACCCCTCAAATCTTCcctttattttggaaaaacaGTAGATATTGTAGTtggtaaaattgtaaataaagaagaaaCCGATCTTTTCTGAAATAATTACCTACGCATTAacctgttttaaaattatcaaatacagaaagatcattaaaaaatctcTGTTATTGCAAActatataaattgtaaagtaTATAGCATctaagatatttataaaattggcCTAAGCGGAAATAGGCCTAGACCGCAACAATAACTTGGTAATAGCGAGCCCGGTGCGGTCGGAGTAGGGTAGTGCCGGCCTATTACGTATCGCGGTGCACAGCGACCCAACTGGAAAGAACACACCCGCGTACGGCCCACACTAAACTGCGGTAGATCTAGactaaaactttaataaatcaCGTAATTGTATACGTAAGtttaatctaaatataaatatacgtataaataaacaattgcaTAAACAATTCCCAAAAATCAACTACACTATATATCCACATAGACCTTACACACATTAGATAACAATAGTTACTTGGTTGCCTCTTTTGAATTTAGTAGTAAATGTTAATTCCTATCCTATCCCTATCCTGATCATATAGacattgtatatacatatatatacacatatatatatatatatatatatatatatatatatatatatatatatatatatatatatatatatatatacatattatagcGGGCAACATTGTAGGCCCTTCCGGGGAGACATCGCGTCACCCTGCGCCCCCCCTCGTCCATACCATGCCGTTCCCAGCGCCCGCGCAGAGGACCGCCCGTGCGCCTCATTGAACAAGTCAGTCTTTAAACAACGCGCGGACCGGTGCGGTATGCACCTCTTATTAGCGAGCgagttttgttatttctttttataagttaccgaAGTAAAGTTGTTATCCCGTAGTTGGCTTTTACTTCTCAATCTCGCCCCGCTATATTGGCGCCTTCAACGTGTGGGCCGTGTGCTCTTTTAGTGATTCGCGTGTGTTGTTTGTTGTTCACGTGTTCTACGACGGCAAGACGCCGTTTGTCACGTAGTCACGGAAGACTCAAAAGCTGGACATAGTTTCGCGACAGAAGTGTTTGTTATATTCCGCGAAcagcataatttatttaggttttgTATCTAAACTGTTTTGTGTACCTATCGTGACAGCGTGTCTGTTTGTTCCCACGATAGTGGACAGTTTACGTACCTAAAAACcgttttaataatacaaaaagttACCAAAAATAGTTTCGTGTACCAtaatactttctttttttttttgctttttttttcggGTAGCCAAAGAAAACTATACACAAGTTGttccaatttaaatttatttattaattattttaaattcactaTTTTACCTTGCAATACTGTTATCTTGCTCCCCTTAGTGCAGTTTTTCTGGGGTATTATAATCCATAAGCCATATGCACTAATTAGCATATAATAAAGCACTCACTGTCGGCTTGCACAACACTTTCTCACTGCCTACTATTTTCATCACTTCACATCTGTAAATCCCACAAGATGACCTCCTTAGAAGCCGTCCAACAGATCCAGAAATCTCTCCAGACCGATCTACTGCGGAGAATGACTGAATTTGAGAACCAGCTGAAGATGTCAAAGGAGCCAGCATCACTCAACAAGCTCTGGGAAGACTACAGTAAGTTTAAGAGTGATGTCCGTGATATCATGCAGCTTCTCCAACAACAGCTTGAGGAGTTAGTCAGATCCGTAGACAATATTGAGATGAGGCATCGGAGAAGATGTTTACTGTTTGGAGGCATCAAGGAAGCTGAAAATGGCGCAAATGAAGATGCTTCTGCAGTAATCTCCGCCATCCTAGGCGAAAGGTTTCATATGGAGGGGATCTCGTCTAGTTCTTTTGAAGCGTGTCATAGAATGGGATCAAAGAACAATAGCCGTCCCAGGCCAATTCTTGTGCGTTTTGTTTGTCCTACCATAAAGAACACTGTATGGCGTAAGAAGACAGTCCTCAAAGGAACGACGACAGTAGTTTCCGAGTTCCTCACCCGTCGTCGGCAGGCTCTGTTCACCGAGGCTCGTAGGCGATTCGGCATGACCAAATGCTGGACATTCGATGGTTCCATTTTTGTTAAACCACCCTCGGGGAAGCCCATCAGCATAAATGCACTGGAGGATCTAGATCAGGCCGGAAATGCATTTGCGGAAACTGCACCTGTTGCTTCCTCATCTGGGACTGGGGTGGTTTTAAAACAACATCGCCAACATCCCCCCAAGACGTGCGAAGTTGCACCTGGGTCTGGTGACAGACAGCAGCGAGCGAAACGAGCGGCTACCAAAATTAAGTAGTAAATTGCTTTAATTACGTacttattcaattattttttctctttttggtAAATATTACTATTTCCTGTAGGTAGTTGTTTATTCAGTGTTGTatagtttgtttacatttttcgccatagctacctacctactttgttTTGTACGTTAACTGTCACGGGCTGTCAGTGTCATTTGtgaatgacattgacattttggtaatattgattttttaaactgttgacGTGACGTAATTTTTGTGTAAGCCGGCAGACCAATGCTGAATTtggcttttatttatttttaaattaaattagatttacatatatatatatatatatttatttattaatatttatattattataacattattatggATGATTCTTTTCATACTGCTTGTAGTGATAATGACTCCACATTTCACGACAGTGATTCACTTCACActcttttaaataatgaccTGTTACCtgtcaaaaagtattttaatgtatGCCATATAAATGCACAGAGTGTACCAGCACATTATTCAAGTCTTCTGGATCTTGCTTCCGTTGAACACCTTGATGCAATTCTGATCTCTGAAACTTGGCTTAACTCTAGTTTGAACTCATCTTTTTTTACAGTTCCAGGATTTATAATCATAAGGAATGATCGAGGTATTGGTCGAGGCGGTGGTGTGGCCATATACTTACGTAGCCATTTTCCGTATAAGTTACTGAGCAAATCCACTTATTCGCACACTGCATCCCCGGAGTACCTCTTTTTAGAAGTGGAAGTAAATCGGGTAAAATTGTTTCTTGGGGTTTTTTACTCCGCCcccaattcaaattcaaaaatttcaaattcaaaatttatttatttcggataacaGGATCCATTTGTTTAGTAACAATggtacttataaatatgttagtataaaaacatagacaacacaaaaagaaataaaaataaaaacataaaaaataaaatcagtaaATCATGTACTTGCGAGGCACTCCGTGCGGATGATCACGTACACCAATACGACAGTCTTCTATTTCCGTCATCACCCGGACGAAGTGTCTCAG encodes the following:
- the LOC132904280 gene encoding uncharacterized protein LOC132904280 encodes the protein MTSLEAVQQIQKSLQTDLLRRMTEFENQLKMSKEPASLNKLWEDYSKFKSDVRDIMQLLQQQLEELVRSVDNIEMRHRRRCLLFGGIKEAENGANEDASAVISAILGERFHMEGISSSSFEACHRMGSKNNSRPRPILVRFVCPTIKNTVWRKKTVLKGTTTVVSEFLTRRRQALFTEARRRFGMTKCWTFDGSIFVKPPSGKPISINALEDLDQAGNAFAETAPVASSSGTGVVLKQHRQHPPKTCEVAPGSGDRQQRAKRAATKIK